A stretch of the Glycine soja cultivar W05 chromosome 13, ASM419377v2, whole genome shotgun sequence genome encodes the following:
- the LOC114382018 gene encoding SNF1-related protein kinase catalytic subunit alpha KIN10-like — protein sequence MDRSTGRGGGGSVDMFLRNYKLGKTLGIGSFGKVKIAEHVRTGHKVAIKILNRHKIKNMEMEEKVRREIKILRLFMHHHIIRLYEVVETPTDIYVVMEYVKSGELFDYIVEKGRLQEDEARHFFQQIISGVEYCHRNMVVHRDLKPENLLLDSKFNIKIADFGLSNIMRDGHFLKTSCGSPNYAAPEVISGKLYAGPEVDVWSCGVILYALLCGTLPFDDENIPNLFKKIKGGIYTLPSHLSPGARDLIPRMLVVDPMKRMTIPEIRQHPWFQVHLPRYLAVPPPDTLQQAKKIDEEILQEVVNMGFDRNQLVESLSNRIQNEGTVTYYLLLDNRFRVSSGYLGAEFQETMDSGFNRMHSGEVASPVVGHHSTGYMDYQGVGMRQQFPVERKWALGLQSRAQPREIMTEVLKALQELNVCWKKIGHYNMKCRWVAGTAGHHEGMINNSLHSNHYFGNDSGIIENEAVSKSNVVKFEVQLYKTREEKYLLDLQRVQGPQFLFLDLCAAFLSQLRVL from the exons ATGGACAGATCAACTGGccgtggtggtggtggaagtgTGGACATGTTTCTCCGAAATTATAAGTTGGGAAAAACACTCGGCATTGGGTCCTTTGGCAAGGTGAAAATTGCTGAGCATGTACGGACTGGTCATAAAGTTGCTATAAAGATCCTTAACCGCCACAAGATTAAAAACATGGAAATGGAAGAAAAAG TTAGAagagaaatcaaaattttaagattGTTTATGCATCATCACATTATAAGACTATATGAGGTTGTAGAAACCCCAACAGACATATATGTTGTTATGGAGTATGTGAAATCTGGAGAGCTCTTTGATTACATAGTAGAGAAGGGTCGGCTGCAAGAGGATGAAGCCCGTCATTTTTTTCAGCAG ATAATTTCTGGTGTGGAGTACTGTCACAGGAATATGGTGGTTCATAGAGACCTGAAGCCTGAGAATTTACTCTTggactcaaaatttaacatcaaGATTGCTGATTTTGGGTTGAGCAACATCATGCGTGATGGTCACTTTCTTAAGACAAGTTGTGGAAGCCCTAATTATGCGGCTCCAGAg GTTATCTCTGGAAAATTGTATGCTGGACCAGAAGTAGATGTCTGGAGCTGTGGTGTAATTTTATATGCTCTTCTCTGTGGCACTCTTCCTTTTGATGATGAAAACATTCCCAAtctcttcaaaaaaataaag GGTGGGATATACACTCTTCCTAGTCATCTATCACCTGGTGCTAGAGATTTGATACCAAGGATGCTTGTGGTGGATCCCATGAAGAGGATGACCATACCTGAGATACGCCAACACCCATGGTTCCAAGTTCATCTACCGCGTTATTTAGCAGTGCCACCACCAGATACACTGCAACAAGCCAAAAAG ATTGATGAGGAGATTCTTCAGGAAGTGGTTAATATGGGATTTGACAGGAATCAATTGGTTGAATCTCTTAGCAACAGGATACAAAATGAG GGTACTGTAACATACTATTTGTTATTGGACAACCGGTTTCGTGTTTCTAGTGGTTATCTTGGAGCTGAATTTCAAGAGACAATG GATTCTGGTTTTAACCGTATGCATTCCGGCGAAGTTGCTTCTCCAGTTGTTGGACACCACAGCACAGGGTATATGGATTATCAAGGGGTAGGAATGCGGCAACAGTTCCCTGTTGAGAGAAAATGGGCCCTTGGGCTTCAG TCTCGAGCCCAACCACGTGAAATAATGACTGAGGTCCTTAAAGCTCTACAAGAATTAAATGTTTGTTGGAAGAAGATTGGACACTATAACATGAAGTGCAGATGGGTTGCTGGCACTGCTGGTCATCATGAAGGAATGATTAACAATTCTCTGCATAGTAATCATTACTTTGGAAATGATTCCGGCATTATTGAAAATGAAGCTGTTTCTAAGTCAAATGTGGTCAAGTTTGAAGTGCAG CTTTACAAAACTCGTGAGGAGAAATATCTGCTTGATCTTCAAAGGGTCCAGGGCCCACAGTTTCTTTTCTTGGATCTGTGCGCTGCTTTCCTTTCACAGCTACGTGTTCTCTAG